Proteins found in one Oncorhynchus mykiss isolate Arlee chromosome 17, USDA_OmykA_1.1, whole genome shotgun sequence genomic segment:
- the LOC110512902 gene encoding relaxin-3-like isoform X1 has protein sequence MWKAAVLTFGLLVALVGMVQAAEGHANSIYGVKLCGREFIRAVIFTCGGSRWRRGVGDAGEMGDISIDEETEAYSPWSSNAIPGLASKQRPGLEAQGWAGEVREGGSAAAVFSRLARSPISEEVLEALRSADRKGRDVVVGLSNACCKWGCSKSEISSLC, from the exons ATGTGGAAGGCTGCAGTGTTGACGTTTGGCCTGTTGGTGGCGCTGGTGGGTATGGTGCAGGCTGCAGAGGGCCACGCTAACTCTATCTACGGTGTGAAGCTGTGCGGGAGAGAGTTTATACGGGCCGTCATCTTCACCTGCGGAGGATCGcgttggaggagaggagtgggcgACGCCGGTGagatgg GTGACATCTCCATTGACGAGGAGACTGAGGCCTACAGCCCATGGAGCTCCAACGCCATCCCCGGCCTCGCCAGCAAGCAGCGTCCAGGATTGGAGGCTCAGGGCTGGGCAGGCGAGGTCAGGGAGGGGGGCTCTGCCGCTGCTGTGTTCAGTCGTTTGGCCCGCTCGCCCATCTCAGAGGAAGTGCTAGAGGCGCTGCGCAGTGCGGACAGGAAGGGGCGGGATGTCGTGGTGGGCCTCTCCAACGCCTGCTGCAAGTGGGGCTGCAGCAAGAGCGagatcagctccctctgttga
- the LOC110512902 gene encoding relaxin-3-like isoform X2 → MWKAAVLTFGLLVALVGMVQAAEGHANSIYGVKLCGREFIRAVIFTCGGSRWRRGVGDAGDISIDEETEAYSPWSSNAIPGLASKQRPGLEAQGWAGEVREGGSAAAVFSRLARSPISEEVLEALRSADRKGRDVVVGLSNACCKWGCSKSEISSLC, encoded by the exons ATGTGGAAGGCTGCAGTGTTGACGTTTGGCCTGTTGGTGGCGCTGGTGGGTATGGTGCAGGCTGCAGAGGGCCACGCTAACTCTATCTACGGTGTGAAGCTGTGCGGGAGAGAGTTTATACGGGCCGTCATCTTCACCTGCGGAGGATCGcgttggaggagaggagtgggcgACGCCG GTGACATCTCCATTGACGAGGAGACTGAGGCCTACAGCCCATGGAGCTCCAACGCCATCCCCGGCCTCGCCAGCAAGCAGCGTCCAGGATTGGAGGCTCAGGGCTGGGCAGGCGAGGTCAGGGAGGGGGGCTCTGCCGCTGCTGTGTTCAGTCGTTTGGCCCGCTCGCCCATCTCAGAGGAAGTGCTAGAGGCGCTGCGCAGTGCGGACAGGAAGGGGCGGGATGTCGTGGTGGGCCTCTCCAACGCCTGCTGCAAGTGGGGCTGCAGCAAGAGCGagatcagctccctctgttga